The following are from one region of the Aequoribacter fuscus genome:
- the purE gene encoding 5-(carboxyamino)imidazole ribonucleotide mutase, with the protein MDILPAARVTIVMGSQSDWPTLQEATTILGQLNVDHACGIVSAHRTPDRLYEFARGAEKNGVEIIIAGAGGSAHLPGMIASMTSVPVIAVPVESKFNQGLDSLLSIVQMPRGVAVATQAVGGAGAFNAGVMAVQMLAIYDHPLRARFKEWRLNRSAEVAVEIQS; encoded by the coding sequence ATGGACATATTACCCGCTGCTCGCGTCACCATCGTTATGGGTTCACAATCCGACTGGCCCACCCTGCAGGAAGCTACCACGATCTTGGGGCAGTTGAACGTAGATCATGCCTGCGGCATTGTCTCAGCGCATCGCACGCCAGATCGCCTATACGAATTTGCGCGCGGCGCCGAAAAGAACGGGGTCGAGATCATCATTGCTGGCGCGGGTGGGTCGGCTCATTTGCCCGGCATGATTGCATCCATGACCTCTGTCCCTGTCATCGCCGTCCCAGTAGAAAGTAAATTTAACCAGGGACTCGACTCACTGCTATCTATTGTACAAATGCCTCGCGGAGTTGCCGTGGCAACGCAGGCAGTGGGCGGAGCAGGCGCATTTAACGCCGGCGTAATGGCCGTTCAAATGTTGGCCATCTACGATCATCCTCTTCGTGCCCGATTTAAAGAATGGCGCCTCAACCGCAGCGCAGAAGTTGCTGTCGAGATACAATCATGA
- a CDS encoding sodium-dependent bicarbonate transport family permease translates to MQLDIVVAFFLLGAVATLSRASFEVPKAIYRGCTLFLLLAIGIKGGMAFTAYPLGVLIPQALIIIAFGLILPFIAFPILYKIGGWTREDAASTAAHYGSVSVATYAVSVAVLEAQGITYEAYFPLFVALLEIPAILAGLFIAKPKIFMSKAFPKALHEMFFNEGVLLLIGGLIIGAWGGERTERLMPFFGDLFHGVLALFLLELGRQAATRINDIKRQGPFLASFSIAMPLLAASLGYVLATYVLNLSAGGVFLLMVLASSASYIAVPAAMRSALPEANNALAITASLAITFPFNVLVAIPLYLSLTQLGS, encoded by the coding sequence ATGCAATTAGATATTGTTGTCGCATTTTTTCTGCTCGGCGCAGTCGCAACACTCAGCCGCGCTAGCTTTGAGGTACCCAAGGCAATCTACCGAGGCTGTACTTTATTTCTGCTTCTTGCCATTGGTATCAAAGGTGGCATGGCTTTTACCGCCTACCCTCTCGGTGTTCTGATCCCTCAGGCACTCATCATTATCGCCTTTGGGCTAATTTTACCTTTCATTGCTTTCCCCATCTTGTACAAGATTGGTGGGTGGACTCGCGAAGATGCGGCCAGCACCGCTGCACATTATGGATCGGTTTCTGTCGCTACCTATGCCGTCTCTGTGGCCGTACTCGAAGCTCAGGGCATCACTTACGAAGCGTATTTCCCCCTGTTTGTTGCCCTGCTTGAAATTCCCGCAATTCTCGCGGGTTTGTTCATCGCCAAACCAAAAATCTTCATGTCAAAAGCCTTTCCCAAAGCCTTACACGAAATGTTTTTCAACGAGGGCGTTTTATTACTCATCGGCGGCTTGATCATTGGCGCCTGGGGTGGCGAGAGAACTGAGCGACTCATGCCCTTCTTCGGTGACCTGTTTCACGGCGTGCTCGCGCTGTTTTTACTGGAACTCGGACGTCAAGCCGCAACGCGAATCAATGACATCAAACGACAAGGCCCCTTTCTAGCCTCGTTCTCGATCGCCATGCCGTTATTGGCGGCAAGTCTTGGTTATGTTTTAGCCACCTATGTTCTGAATCTGAGTGCGGGCGGTGTGTTTCTGCTGATGGTACTGGCCAGCAGCGCCTCGTATATTGCTGTACCTGCAGCCATGCGCAGCGCCTTACCCGAAGCCAATAACGCCTTGGCAATTACCGCGTCGCTGGCAATCACATTTCCCTTTAACGTGCTTGTTGCAATACCACTTTACTTAAGCCTAACTCAATTAGGGAGTTAA
- a CDS encoding LysR family transcriptional regulator, whose product MKHRTHARIGTARQLEILLAVYEHKSLSEAAKTLFLTQPTVSMQLAKLTDNIGLPLYYVHAKRLVFTEVGQRVVTHARAILREYDYLALTLEQLKGTQTGSVSLGLVTTAKYFIPHLIGPFAEDHPGVELSLKIGNRAEIIERVMSDEDDFYVFSHPPSDQGLELTPFLSNKLWPVVCPTHPLAQTDNVSLARFLQEPFLSRESGSGTRHAIEQFLAKRGMSFVPRMIIESNEAIRHAVMSNLGVSVVSEHTLNYGGREGLTVLDVDGFPIESKWYLVRRTVRPLSPAAQALADCLTRRQDGFI is encoded by the coding sequence ATGAAACACCGTACGCACGCACGAATTGGTACTGCACGGCAGTTGGAAATACTGCTTGCGGTTTACGAGCACAAAAGTCTGTCCGAGGCAGCGAAAACCCTGTTTCTGACTCAGCCAACGGTATCCATGCAGTTAGCAAAGCTCACCGATAACATCGGTTTGCCCCTGTATTATGTGCACGCCAAGCGGCTTGTTTTTACCGAAGTGGGTCAACGCGTGGTGACCCATGCGCGCGCCATTTTACGGGAATACGACTACCTTGCACTGACTCTAGAGCAACTAAAAGGCACCCAAACTGGGTCGGTGAGTTTGGGGCTGGTGACGACGGCTAAATACTTTATCCCACATTTGATCGGGCCATTTGCCGAGGATCACCCAGGTGTGGAGCTGAGCCTAAAAATTGGTAACCGAGCGGAAATTATCGAACGTGTCATGAGTGACGAAGATGATTTTTATGTGTTCAGTCACCCGCCAAGTGATCAGGGTTTAGAGTTGACCCCGTTCTTATCGAATAAGCTTTGGCCTGTGGTTTGCCCTACGCACCCACTGGCGCAAACCGATAACGTCAGCCTGGCAAGATTTTTACAAGAGCCGTTTCTATCACGTGAGTCAGGTAGTGGCACTCGGCATGCCATCGAGCAATTTCTGGCAAAACGGGGCATGAGCTTTGTGCCCAGAATGATTATCGAGAGTAACGAAGCGATTCGCCATGCGGTAATGTCAAACTTGGGTGTCTCTGTTGTTAGTGAGCACACACTTAACTATGGTGGGAGAGAGGGTCTAACAGTACTTGATGTCGATGGGTTTCCGATCGAGTCAAAATGGTACCTAGTCCGCCGCACCGTGCGGCCACTGTCGCCTGCGGCACAAGCTCTAGCTGACTGTTTAACCCGGCGTCAGGATGGATTTATTTGA
- a CDS encoding helix-turn-helix transcriptional regulator: MINNIREKRQELGLTQQDLARLVGVSRQTINAIETGKFDPSLSLAFKLSGVFKEPVEALFKPTQINPS, encoded by the coding sequence ATGATCAACAACATTCGCGAAAAGCGACAAGAACTCGGACTGACGCAGCAGGACCTTGCCCGTCTGGTCGGTGTATCCCGACAAACGATCAATGCCATCGAAACGGGTAAGTTCGACCCGAGTTTGTCGCTCGCCTTCAAGTTATCTGGGGTATTTAAAGAACCCGTAGAAGCTCTGTTTAAACCGACTCAAATAAATCCATCCTGA
- a CDS encoding HD domain-containing protein — protein MNAPTRATFKHMKDSTFEDWQLIMGEMRHYSAGLADRMLDQLRALEGDCGGFIVDRLTHCLQTATLAHKDGKDEEYVVCALLHDIGDTLGPYNHADIAATYLQPFISEKNHWMVKHHAIFQGYYFFHHLGLDRELYKQYEGHEYFDYTKEFIDKYDAPAFDPDGETYPLSFFEPMVRKVFAAPKQSLYKKD, from the coding sequence ATGAACGCACCGACACGCGCCACGTTTAAACACATGAAGGACTCAACTTTCGAAGATTGGCAGCTGATCATGGGCGAGATGCGACATTACTCGGCGGGTTTAGCTGATCGAATGTTAGATCAATTACGTGCTCTCGAGGGAGACTGCGGTGGTTTTATTGTTGATCGCTTAACCCACTGTTTGCAAACGGCGACCCTAGCCCACAAAGATGGCAAAGACGAAGAATACGTTGTGTGCGCCTTGCTGCATGATATAGGCGATACACTCGGACCTTATAATCATGCAGATATCGCGGCGACTTACTTGCAGCCATTTATCTCGGAAAAAAATCACTGGATGGTGAAGCACCACGCTATTTTCCAAGGCTACTATTTTTTCCATCACTTAGGTCTAGATCGTGAGCTCTACAAGCAGTACGAGGGGCACGAGTATTTTGACTATACCAAGGAATTCATTGACAAGTACGATGCACCAGCTTTTGACCCAGACGGCGAAACGTACCCGTTGAGCTTTTTTGAGCCTATGGTGCGCAAAGTCTTTGCGGCCCCCAAACAGTCCCTGTACAAAAAAGACTAA
- a CDS encoding S46 family peptidase gives MRTLGLFLLALALPLAHADEGMWQPHQLPKISKQLQAAGLKIDPASMQRLDQFPMNAIISLGGCTASFVSPAGLIVTNHHCIYGSIAYNSTPEQNLLQDGFVAADQSKEIPASPGTRVYVTEEVTEVTDTVLDVASDAQRGDAYYQAIEQNKKRLVADCETSQDYRCEVYTFHGGASYFLIRYLAIRDVRLVYAPPSSIGKFGGDTDNWMWPRHTGDWGFYRAYVGADGLPADYDQANKPYTPAAHFSVNKDGLAEDDFVMVLGYPGRTNRYRTALEVQNQFDWTYPTAKQYREDYIEAIKSVAAPGSEARLKYENTIAGLANYAKNYGSMITSYRKGSLLQDKQTLERDVLAWIDRDEARKQRFGMAYDNLEHLLSEELKHQERDLLLAYMGRTNMWSVASRLLKLAHERQKPDLERDTGYQERDMARFAQGLQSVDRRYDAEVDIAVLLHFFSLYERLPAAERVVELDEFFGLNGQQDREALQERLQSMHARTQLNKADVRLQWMEASLSEFEASDDPYIQFAQALWSYNDQIEQKNKALAGELLKARPLWMQAILAYKQSLGEPVYADANSSLRITYGTVTGYSPQDGLVAVPFTTAEGMLAKYIPGDDEFDLPESMRRAIAARDYHEYADPTLNSIAINYLTTVDITGGNSGSPTLNSRAEFVGLAFDSVYESVIGDWSYDPSMNRTIHVSSPYMLWAMKYIDGAGHLLDEMTLVNNPH, from the coding sequence ATGCGAACTCTGGGTCTGTTTTTGTTGGCGCTGGCACTACCACTGGCACATGCGGATGAAGGTATGTGGCAACCGCATCAGCTGCCCAAAATTTCCAAGCAATTGCAAGCGGCGGGCCTCAAGATTGACCCCGCGTCGATGCAGCGATTAGATCAGTTTCCAATGAATGCCATTATCAGTTTAGGTGGCTGTACGGCCTCTTTCGTGTCGCCAGCAGGCTTGATTGTGACTAACCATCACTGCATTTACGGTTCGATTGCTTACAACTCAACGCCGGAACAAAATTTGCTGCAAGATGGTTTTGTTGCTGCGGACCAATCCAAAGAAATTCCCGCCTCGCCGGGGACTCGCGTCTATGTCACTGAGGAGGTCACAGAGGTAACCGACACAGTACTGGACGTTGCAAGCGACGCACAACGGGGTGACGCTTACTATCAAGCCATCGAGCAAAATAAAAAGCGTTTGGTCGCTGATTGCGAGACCAGTCAAGATTATCGCTGCGAGGTGTATACTTTTCACGGGGGCGCGAGTTATTTTTTGATTCGCTATCTGGCGATAAGAGATGTGCGATTAGTGTATGCGCCTCCGTCGAGTATTGGTAAATTTGGGGGTGATACTGATAATTGGATGTGGCCCCGCCACACGGGCGATTGGGGTTTTTATCGGGCCTATGTGGGAGCAGACGGGCTGCCCGCTGATTACGACCAAGCCAATAAGCCCTACACACCCGCCGCGCATTTTTCGGTGAACAAGGACGGGTTGGCGGAGGATGATTTCGTGATGGTGCTTGGGTATCCAGGGCGCACCAATCGTTATCGAACCGCCCTAGAAGTGCAAAACCAATTTGATTGGACCTATCCCACGGCGAAGCAGTACCGCGAGGACTATATTGAAGCCATCAAATCTGTGGCCGCTCCGGGCAGCGAAGCTCGGTTAAAGTATGAGAATACCATTGCCGGTTTGGCTAACTACGCAAAAAACTATGGCTCGATGATCACCTCTTATCGGAAGGGGTCTTTGTTACAAGACAAGCAAACCCTAGAGCGCGATGTCCTGGCTTGGATTGATCGTGACGAGGCACGCAAACAGCGTTTCGGAATGGCCTACGACAATTTGGAGCATCTTCTCTCCGAAGAGTTAAAACACCAAGAGCGCGATTTGCTGCTGGCCTATATGGGAAGAACCAATATGTGGTCTGTGGCCTCGCGCTTACTGAAATTAGCTCACGAGCGCCAAAAGCCTGATCTAGAGCGTGATACGGGATATCAAGAGCGCGACATGGCGCGATTTGCACAAGGACTGCAGAGTGTTGACCGGCGCTACGACGCTGAAGTCGACATCGCAGTATTACTACATTTTTTCAGTCTTTATGAGCGTTTGCCGGCTGCGGAGCGCGTTGTTGAGCTCGACGAGTTTTTTGGCTTAAATGGCCAACAAGATCGCGAGGCTTTGCAAGAAAGGTTGCAGTCGATGCACGCCAGAACCCAATTGAATAAGGCGGATGTGCGCTTGCAATGGATGGAGGCCAGCCTTAGTGAGTTTGAGGCCTCGGATGATCCCTACATTCAATTTGCTCAAGCGCTGTGGTCATACAACGATCAAATTGAGCAAAAGAACAAAGCGCTCGCGGGTGAGTTATTAAAAGCACGTCCGCTGTGGATGCAGGCGATACTGGCGTATAAACAAAGTTTGGGCGAGCCTGTTTACGCCGATGCGAACAGTTCGCTTCGCATTACGTACGGCACGGTCACGGGTTATTCCCCTCAAGATGGGCTGGTTGCTGTGCCCTTCACGACCGCCGAGGGCATGTTAGCCAAGTACATCCCTGGTGATGATGAATTCGATTTGCCTGAGTCTATGCGTCGCGCTATTGCAGCGCGCGATTATCATGAATATGCGGATCCAACACTCAACTCAATCGCTATTAATTATTTGACGACGGTGGACATTACCGGCGGCAATAGCGGTTCTCCAACCCTGAATTCGAGGGCCGAATTTGTGGGTCTGGCTTTTGATTCAGTCTACGAATCGGTTATCGGAGACTGGAGCTATGACCCGAGCATGAATCGCACGATTCATGTATCGAGTCCCTACATGCTTTGGGCCATGAAGTACATTGACGGCGCCGGGCATCTGCTGGACGAAATGACCTTGGTAAATAATCCGCACTGA
- a CDS encoding MarR family winged helix-turn-helix transcriptional regulator: MPRSTVNFVPSSLGFLLNDISRTFRRHFDVKMAEYGLTQAQWRALLIMATREGCTQRELSDALDVQPISIARLLDRMVKGGWVKREPCPNDRRAHRLYLTSQCDPILEVAKAASQEILGRAYQGISDAELAQLLATLERIKNNLDQTS; encoded by the coding sequence ATGCCTAGATCTACCGTAAATTTTGTACCGTCAAGCTTGGGCTTTTTGCTCAATGACATCTCGCGTACGTTTCGTCGTCATTTTGATGTCAAGATGGCCGAGTATGGTTTGACGCAGGCGCAGTGGCGCGCGCTTCTTATCATGGCAACGCGCGAGGGTTGCACTCAGCGCGAGCTTTCTGATGCGTTAGATGTTCAGCCCATCAGTATTGCGCGTCTACTGGATCGAATGGTCAAGGGGGGATGGGTCAAGCGTGAGCCTTGTCCAAATGACCGTCGAGCCCACCGCTTGTACTTGACTTCGCAGTGTGACCCGATTCTTGAAGTGGCTAAGGCGGCGTCGCAGGAAATTTTGGGTCGAGCTTATCAGGGCATATCAGATGCAGAGTTGGCTCAGCTGCTTGCCACGCTTGAGCGCATCAAAAACAATTTGGACCAAACGAGTTAG
- a CDS encoding HlyD family secretion protein: MSRGKKQGAMVGVIAIAFAVIGFLYYQQVDVLSTDNAYVKSQHVYVNAQVSGAIVDVKAEQHQMLHAGDIIFVVDPAPYELRAQQIEAEQRAFAIDITRKKSALNELEAQKALLLEDLRYAREEWQREKDLTAKGLNAEHDLAVKQHDLQRAERAITVIEADIATALSELLGQTDLAVEDHPTYKALQSQLDQAKRDVANTVVRSPISGMLIEKPVLGTHAERGRPITSVVDINNLWVEANFLETDVARLTPGLLAEVHIDTYPDKVWKGRVASLSPATGAEFAILPPQNATGNWVKITQRIPVRVELESSHAGTVLRKGMTAEVVVFPSQQK; encoded by the coding sequence GTGTCGAGAGGTAAAAAACAGGGAGCTATGGTGGGTGTGATTGCGATCGCCTTCGCAGTCATTGGCTTTTTGTATTACCAGCAAGTCGACGTGTTGAGCACAGATAACGCGTACGTAAAGTCACAGCATGTGTACGTCAATGCTCAAGTCAGTGGGGCCATTGTTGACGTTAAGGCTGAGCAGCATCAAATGCTTCACGCCGGCGACATTATTTTCGTTGTTGATCCTGCACCTTATGAGTTAAGAGCGCAGCAAATTGAGGCCGAGCAACGAGCCTTTGCTATCGATATTACGCGCAAAAAAAGTGCCTTGAATGAGCTCGAGGCACAAAAAGCGCTGCTGCTGGAGGACCTACGCTATGCCCGAGAAGAGTGGCAGCGTGAGAAAGATCTGACGGCTAAAGGACTCAATGCCGAGCACGACTTGGCGGTCAAACAGCACGACCTGCAGCGTGCCGAGCGAGCCATTACCGTGATTGAAGCTGACATTGCGACCGCCTTATCGGAGCTATTGGGTCAGACCGATTTGGCGGTCGAAGATCACCCGACGTACAAAGCGCTGCAAAGCCAGCTCGATCAGGCCAAGCGCGACGTTGCAAATACCGTTGTGCGCTCACCGATTAGTGGGATGTTAATTGAGAAGCCAGTATTGGGAACGCACGCCGAACGCGGTCGCCCCATTACGTCGGTGGTAGACATCAACAATCTGTGGGTAGAGGCCAATTTCTTAGAGACGGACGTCGCGCGTTTAACACCTGGCTTACTCGCGGAAGTTCATATCGACACGTATCCTGACAAAGTTTGGAAGGGGCGGGTCGCAAGCCTCAGCCCAGCGACGGGTGCTGAGTTTGCAATTTTACCGCCGCAAAACGCTACCGGTAACTGGGTGAAAATTACGCAGCGAATTCCTGTGCGTGTCGAGTTGGAATCGTCACACGCCGGCACCGTGTTAAGGAAGGGAATGACGGCTGAGGTTGTTGTGTTTCCCTCTCAGCAAAAATAG
- a CDS encoding DHA2 family efflux MFS transporter permease subunit, which yields MIDKPLVEVSPGIRTWNVVLSSMAVLLITLDTTIANIALPRIQNDLNLTNSQLGWILTSYILFNAIFMPLTGFLADRFGKREVLIASVIGFVFTSFLCGISQNLEQLVIARALQGASGAFLMPVTQSILLDIHTKATYAKAIGIWSMGIIIGPILGPTIGGYLTEMLSWHWVFLINFPIGIVLVIGLLIVSPHCPKNPDRRIDLKGFLYLGLAIGLLQLMIDRGEGEDWFDSWEIRLEAIFSVMFFCIFLIHTVGRKHPFIQLGCFKDANFLAGLVFASVTSIVIYGTSAILPGYLQGVMRYPVIDAGLLMMPRGLGMFFALMILSRLPVAQNPRPYIAFGFMLQALSLWLMTNFNVHIDSSYIAWSTVLQGIGTSFVFMPTNVLMYLTLEPKYQTDAASSGGLIRNLVGGFAISGVFAVFTRDNQFFHAHLVEAITPMTFVAGWPALLPLDSVQGAWVLNMEITRQAAMQSYLNIFTAMQWMSIVIAALLILTRPKRSKAQALAA from the coding sequence ATGATCGATAAGCCGCTGGTCGAAGTCTCTCCCGGTATTCGAACCTGGAATGTGGTTCTGTCGTCCATGGCAGTGTTGTTGATTACACTGGACACAACCATCGCAAATATCGCACTGCCGCGCATCCAGAATGACCTTAACTTGACGAATAGTCAGCTGGGATGGATCTTAACCTCTTATATTCTGTTTAACGCCATTTTTATGCCGCTTACCGGCTTTTTGGCCGATCGTTTTGGTAAGAGAGAAGTTCTGATTGCGTCGGTCATAGGATTTGTCTTTACCAGCTTTCTGTGCGGAATCTCTCAGAATTTGGAGCAGTTAGTCATCGCGAGAGCCCTGCAAGGGGCTAGCGGTGCGTTTTTGATGCCGGTGACGCAATCGATACTGCTCGATATCCATACCAAGGCAACCTACGCAAAGGCGATTGGTATTTGGAGCATGGGCATCATTATTGGGCCAATTTTGGGCCCAACAATAGGCGGCTATTTGACCGAGATGCTGTCTTGGCACTGGGTGTTTCTGATTAATTTTCCTATTGGTATCGTTTTGGTCATTGGCCTGTTAATTGTATCGCCGCACTGCCCTAAGAATCCTGACCGTCGTATTGATTTGAAGGGTTTCTTGTATCTGGGGCTCGCGATTGGATTATTGCAATTGATGATTGATCGAGGCGAGGGCGAAGACTGGTTCGATTCATGGGAAATTCGACTAGAAGCCATATTCTCGGTTATGTTCTTCTGTATCTTTTTGATACACACGGTGGGGCGCAAGCATCCGTTTATTCAGTTGGGATGCTTTAAAGATGCGAACTTTCTTGCGGGTTTGGTTTTTGCGTCGGTCACCAGTATCGTGATTTACGGTACCTCTGCCATTCTTCCGGGCTACCTGCAGGGAGTGATGCGCTACCCCGTTATCGATGCAGGTTTACTAATGATGCCACGTGGTTTGGGTATGTTCTTTGCCCTAATGATACTGAGTCGCCTGCCCGTTGCCCAAAACCCGCGGCCCTACATTGCGTTTGGTTTTATGCTTCAAGCGCTGTCGCTCTGGCTGATGACAAACTTCAATGTGCACATAGATTCTTCGTATATTGCTTGGAGCACCGTATTACAGGGCATTGGCACTTCGTTTGTGTTCATGCCGACTAATGTGTTGATGTATTTAACCTTGGAACCTAAGTATCAGACCGATGCCGCGAGCTCTGGCGGTTTAATTAGAAACTTGGTGGGCGGTTTTGCTATCTCTGGAGTTTTTGCTGTCTTTACGCGCGATAATCAATTTTTTCATGCGCATTTGGTTGAGGCGATTACGCCCATGACATTTGTTGCGGGTTGGCCCGCCCTGCTGCCGCTTGATTCCGTACAGGGCGCTTGGGTGTTAAATATGGAAATTACACGCCAGGCTGCGATGCAATCTTATTTGAACATTTTCACGGCAATGCAATGGATGTCGATCGTCATTGCCGCACTGTTAATTTTGACTCGTCCGAAGCGGTCAAAGGCACAGGCGCTTGCCGCCTAA
- a CDS encoding YbjQ family protein — MSDPIVTTIDHLPGYQIQSVLGVARGSTVRAKHIGRDITAALKNIVGGEIKGYTELLAEGREEAIYRMLEDAKALQADAVIGFRFTTSMVSQAAVEIMAYGTAVKIKANDP; from the coding sequence ATGTCTGACCCAATCGTTACCACGATAGACCACCTGCCTGGCTATCAAATCCAATCAGTACTCGGCGTTGCCAGAGGATCCACCGTCCGAGCGAAACACATAGGCCGCGACATTACCGCGGCCTTGAAAAATATCGTAGGCGGCGAAATTAAAGGCTACACGGAACTCTTAGCTGAGGGTCGCGAGGAAGCTATTTATCGGATGTTAGAAGATGCCAAGGCGCTTCAAGCAGACGCTGTTATTGGTTTCCGTTTTACCACGTCTATGGTGTCGCAGGCGGCGGTAGAAATTATGGCCTATGGCACCGCTGTGAAAATTAAGGCGAATGACCCATGA
- a CDS encoding MAPEG family protein has protein sequence MIEIIIYALALALFQLWLLPASTRLDKLDWLLSSRDEPLDVSIIQGRIQRAGNNLQESLAPFLALAIIAHVQNAQLETVAWMWLVARVAYVPCYVFNIKYVRSIIWSVSLGALICMAYRLL, from the coding sequence ATGATCGAAATTATTATCTACGCCCTAGCACTAGCGTTGTTCCAGCTTTGGCTTTTACCCGCAAGCACCCGCCTGGACAAACTCGACTGGCTGCTGTCGAGTCGCGACGAACCTCTTGACGTATCGATCATTCAAGGTCGCATCCAACGAGCGGGCAACAACCTGCAAGAGAGCCTTGCGCCCTTCCTGGCTTTAGCAATTATTGCGCACGTGCAGAACGCGCAACTCGAGACCGTTGCGTGGATGTGGCTCGTCGCCCGCGTTGCCTATGTCCCCTGCTACGTATTCAATATCAAATACGTCCGCTCTATCATTTGGAGCGTGTCGCTTGGCGCGCTTATTTGCATGGCGTATCGCTTACTGTAG
- a CDS encoding diacylglycerol kinase, with amino-acid sequence MDEPQVIKRTGVQRLLFTIVNSGKGLAWLLKHEEAFQLEFVLALILIPAAFLIGTTTGEISLMITATLFVLVIETLNTAIEATIDRISHDYHQLSGLAKDLGSLAVTFSLIIWLVIWAPIVWRCFTG; translated from the coding sequence ATGGACGAGCCCCAAGTGATTAAACGGACAGGAGTGCAACGCCTACTATTTACGATTGTAAATTCTGGCAAGGGCCTAGCTTGGTTGTTAAAACACGAAGAAGCCTTCCAGCTTGAATTCGTGTTAGCGCTTATATTAATTCCAGCGGCGTTCCTGATCGGCACAACGACTGGCGAGATCAGCCTGATGATTACCGCCACGTTATTCGTACTGGTTATCGAAACACTAAACACCGCGATCGAAGCGACCATCGATCGCATCAGCCACGACTACCACCAGCTCTCGGGCTTAGCAAAAGACCTCGGATCGCTCGCCGTGACTTTCTCGTTAATCATCTGGCTCGTCATCTGGGCACCCATTGTGTGGCGATGCTTTACAGGTTAG
- a CDS encoding cyclase family protein encodes MGQKIVDLSIFLENDVISDPPGHQPQIHYIKHSDSAQDIANIFPGLAPEDLPDAEGWAIEQINLNTHNGTHLDAPYHFASTMNQGERAWTIDEVPLEWCFQPGVKLDFRHLPDGHVVSADEVEAELARINHTLSPLEIVLVNTRAGSRYGHDDYVSSGCGMGYEATRYLLDRGIRVTGTDGWSWDAPFVHTAQRFNETQDPSIIWEGHKAGRHTGYCHLEKLHNLEALPSTGFTVSCFPFKIRAASAGWTRAVAILND; translated from the coding sequence ATGGGCCAGAAGATTGTCGACTTATCCATCTTTCTAGAGAACGACGTCATCTCTGACCCCCCGGGACATCAACCGCAAATCCACTACATTAAGCACTCCGATTCAGCCCAGGATATTGCCAATATTTTCCCCGGACTTGCCCCAGAGGATCTACCCGATGCTGAGGGCTGGGCAATCGAACAGATCAACCTAAACACCCACAACGGCACTCACCTCGATGCCCCCTACCACTTTGCAAGCACCATGAACCAAGGGGAACGCGCTTGGACCATCGACGAGGTCCCGCTAGAATGGTGCTTTCAACCGGGGGTAAAACTTGACTTTCGCCATCTTCCCGACGGTCATGTTGTCAGTGCCGATGAGGTTGAAGCAGAGCTTGCACGCATAAACCATACGCTGTCGCCCCTTGAAATTGTTCTGGTAAATACCCGCGCGGGCTCTCGTTACGGGCATGACGATTATGTCTCGAGTGGCTGCGGCATGGGTTACGAAGCAACCCGCTACCTGCTAGATAGAGGCATTCGTGTGACCGGAACCGATGGCTGGAGCTGGGACGCACCCTTTGTGCACACCGCGCAACGATTTAACGAAACTCAAGATCCCAGCATTATCTGGGAAGGTCACAAGGCAGGGCGCCACACCGGCTACTGCCATCTCGAGAAACTTCACAATCTCGAAGCGCTCCCGAGTACCGGGTTTACGGTGTCGTGCTTCCCCTTCAAAATTCGCGCGGCCTCAGCCGGCTGGACTCGAGCGGTAGCGATTCTTAACGATTAA